The following proteins come from a genomic window of Streptomyces sp. Sge12:
- a CDS encoding SAM-dependent methyltransferase — protein MDAALYGPGGFYVRPGGPGPAGHFRTSVHASPLYAGAVARLLEWVDAELGHPAELDLVDMGAGRGELLAGVLAALEPGTAARVRPYAVERAGRPAGLDPRIRWVAAPPDGAVGLLFANEWLDNVPLDIAEDGRYVLVAPDGTESAGGPLDGADRAWLERWWPGGGRAEIGRARDEAWAAVRATLERGLAVAVDYVHTRDARPPYGTLTGFRAGREVPPVPDGSCDVTAHVALDSCAGPGSVLVTQREALAALGVSGARPPLALAGTDPVAYVRALSAAGEAAELTDRAGLGAFGWLVQPVGVPAPEWPGAPAAR, from the coding sequence ATGGACGCCGCGCTGTACGGGCCGGGGGGCTTCTACGTGCGGCCGGGGGGGCCGGGGCCCGCCGGGCACTTCCGTACCTCGGTGCACGCCTCGCCGCTGTACGCGGGGGCCGTGGCCCGTCTCCTGGAGTGGGTGGACGCCGAGCTCGGGCATCCGGCGGAGCTGGACCTGGTGGACATGGGGGCCGGGCGGGGGGAGCTGCTGGCCGGGGTGCTCGCCGCGCTGGAGCCGGGGACGGCGGCGCGGGTGCGCCCGTACGCCGTGGAACGGGCCGGGCGGCCGGCCGGGCTCGACCCGCGGATCCGCTGGGTCGCGGCCCCGCCCGACGGGGCGGTGGGGCTGCTCTTCGCCAACGAGTGGCTGGACAACGTGCCCCTGGACATCGCCGAGGACGGGCGCTACGTCCTGGTCGCGCCGGACGGTACGGAGAGCGCGGGCGGCCCGCTGGACGGCGCGGACCGGGCCTGGCTGGAGCGGTGGTGGCCGGGCGGCGGCCGTGCGGAGATCGGCCGGGCCCGTGACGAGGCCTGGGCGGCGGTCAGGGCGACCCTGGAGCGGGGCCTGGCGGTGGCGGTGGACTATGTGCACACCCGGGACGCGCGGCCCCCGTACGGCACCCTGACGGGTTTTCGCGCGGGGCGGGAGGTCCCGCCGGTCCCGGACGGCTCGTGCGATGTGACCGCGCACGTGGCCCTGGACTCCTGCGCCGGGCCGGGGTCGGTCCTGGTGACCCAGCGCGAGGCGCTGGCCGCCCTCGGTGTCTCGGGTGCCCGGCCCCCGCTGGCGCTGGCCGGGACCGACCCGGTGGCCTACGTACGGGCCCTGTCCGCGGCCGGTGAGGCGGCCGAGCTGACGGACCGCGCCGGGCTGGGGGCGTTCGGCTGGCTGGTGCAGCCGGTCGGGGTCCCGGCCCCCGAGTGGCCGGGCGCGCCGGCGGCGCGCTGA
- a CDS encoding arylamine N-acetyltransferase family protein, whose translation MITGIYTDYLARIGITDPGSPSVEGLFALTRAHLERIPFENTEIQLGRPPGIDPELSVRRIGAGRGGYCFHLNGAFAALLEQLGYDVTRHVGGMSADPQSTEVSGDHLTLTVRIDGEAHFVDVGLGDGPPEPLPLREGRYERGFGYGLRPLADGAGWTFLNEESPFPAMNFRSAPATMADFAAEHLRLSTAEDSPFLQSFFMLRRNAGVMNRLHGKILLTLDPAGGRDKRELAGPEELFEAMATVFGRELDDLTAADRAALWARIERAHEVWLAAQQD comes from the coding sequence ATGATCACTGGCATATACACCGACTACCTGGCCCGGATCGGCATCACGGACCCCGGATCCCCCTCCGTGGAAGGGCTGTTCGCACTCACGCGGGCCCATCTGGAGCGGATCCCGTTCGAGAACACCGAGATCCAGCTGGGCCGGCCGCCGGGCATCGACCCGGAGCTGTCCGTGCGCCGCATCGGCGCCGGGCGCGGCGGCTACTGCTTCCACCTCAACGGGGCCTTCGCGGCCCTGCTGGAGCAGCTCGGCTACGACGTGACCCGCCACGTCGGAGGCATGTCCGCGGATCCGCAGTCCACGGAGGTGAGCGGCGACCACCTCACCCTGACCGTACGGATCGACGGTGAGGCCCACTTCGTGGACGTCGGCCTCGGCGACGGCCCGCCCGAGCCGCTGCCCCTGCGCGAGGGCCGCTACGAACGGGGCTTCGGATACGGGCTGCGACCGCTTGCCGACGGTGCGGGCTGGACCTTCCTCAACGAGGAGTCGCCCTTCCCGGCGATGAACTTCCGCTCGGCCCCGGCCACGATGGCCGACTTCGCGGCCGAGCACCTGCGGCTCTCCACCGCCGAGGACTCCCCCTTCCTGCAGTCCTTCTTCATGCTGCGGCGCAACGCCGGGGTCATGAACCGCCTGCACGGCAAGATCCTGCTGACCCTCGACCCGGCGGGCGGACGCGACAAGCGCGAACTGGCCGGACCGGAGGAGCTCTTCGAGGCCATGGCCACGGTCTTCGGGCGGGAGCTCGACGACCTGACGGCGGCGGACCGGGCCGCGCTGTGGGCCCGCATCGAGCGGGCGCACGAGGTGTGGCTCGCCGCCCAGCAGGACTGA
- a CDS encoding NADH-quinone oxidoreductase subunit D has protein sequence MTETTVGIGGAAESTDMVLNIGPQHPSTHGVLRLRLVLDGERIVSAEPVVGYMHRGAEKLFEARDYRQIVMLANRHDWLSAFSNELGVVMAVERMLGMEVPERAVWMRTLLAELNRVLNHLMFLGSYPLELGGITPIFHAFREREELQAVMEEISGGRMHYMFNRVGGLKEDLPAGWLGRARAAIADVRSRMDVYDKLVHGNEIFRARTRGVGVLSAEAVHAYGVSGPIARASGVDFDLRRDEPYLAYGELQDVLKVITRTEGDCLARFECLLDQTHNALDLAVACLDRMDALPPGPVNQRLPKVLKAPEGHTYAWTENPLGINGYYLVSKGEKTPYRLKLRSASYNNIQALAVLLPGQLVADMVAILGSLFFVVGDIDK, from the coding sequence ATGACGGAGACCACGGTCGGTATCGGCGGAGCGGCGGAGAGCACCGACATGGTGCTCAACATCGGCCCCCAGCACCCTTCCACGCACGGCGTGCTGCGCCTGCGCCTCGTCCTGGACGGCGAGCGGATCGTCAGCGCCGAACCGGTGGTCGGCTACATGCACCGCGGCGCCGAGAAACTCTTCGAGGCCCGCGACTACCGGCAGATCGTGATGCTGGCGAACCGCCACGACTGGCTGTCCGCCTTCTCGAACGAGCTGGGCGTGGTCATGGCCGTCGAGCGGATGCTCGGCATGGAGGTCCCCGAGCGGGCCGTATGGATGCGGACGCTGCTGGCCGAGCTGAACCGGGTACTGAACCACCTGATGTTCCTCGGCTCGTATCCGCTCGAACTGGGCGGAATCACCCCGATCTTCCACGCGTTCCGCGAGCGCGAGGAGCTCCAGGCCGTGATGGAGGAGATCTCCGGCGGCCGCATGCACTACATGTTCAACCGCGTCGGCGGCCTCAAGGAGGACCTCCCGGCCGGCTGGCTCGGCCGGGCCCGCGCCGCGATCGCCGACGTCCGGAGCCGGATGGACGTCTACGACAAGCTCGTCCACGGGAACGAGATCTTCCGCGCCCGTACGCGCGGCGTCGGCGTCCTGTCCGCCGAGGCGGTGCACGCGTACGGGGTCTCCGGCCCGATCGCCCGCGCCTCCGGCGTCGACTTCGACCTGCGACGCGACGAGCCGTACCTGGCCTACGGCGAGCTCCAGGACGTCCTGAAGGTGATCACCCGCACCGAGGGCGACTGCCTGGCCCGCTTCGAGTGCCTGCTCGACCAGACCCACAACGCGCTCGACCTGGCCGTGGCCTGCCTGGACCGGATGGACGCCCTCCCGCCCGGCCCGGTCAACCAGCGGCTGCCCAAGGTCCTGAAGGCGCCCGAGGGACACACCTACGCCTGGACCGAGAACCCGCTCGGCATCAACGGCTACTACCTCGTCTCCAAGGGCGAGAAGACCCCGTACCGGCTGAAGCTGCGCAGCGCCTCGTACAACAACATCCAGGCGCTGGCGGTGCTGCTGCCGGGGCAGTTGGTCGCGGACATGGTGGCGATCCTGGGCTCGCTCTTCTTCGTGGTCGGCGACATCGACAAATAG
- a CDS encoding PH domain-containing protein translates to METGTMGETGGPAWVGLPGGLLTLRRTLLVTWTVLLAVVTSVVTGLTLGPVWAVLGVFWLLVLAWGWVLLGRNWRSWRYAERADDLLISRGVLWREETVVPYGRMQLVEVTSGPLERRFGLASVQLHTAAAASDAKIPGLVPAEAERLRDRLTALGEARSAGL, encoded by the coding sequence ATGGAAACGGGGACAATGGGCGAGACGGGCGGCCCCGCGTGGGTCGGGCTGCCGGGCGGGCTGCTCACTCTGCGGCGGACGCTGCTGGTGACATGGACGGTGCTGCTCGCCGTCGTGACCTCCGTCGTCACGGGGCTGACGCTCGGCCCGGTGTGGGCGGTCCTCGGGGTGTTCTGGCTGCTGGTCCTGGCCTGGGGCTGGGTGCTCCTCGGCCGGAACTGGCGCTCCTGGCGGTACGCCGAGCGCGCGGACGACCTGCTGATCAGCCGGGGCGTGCTCTGGCGGGAGGAGACCGTGGTCCCGTACGGGCGGATGCAGCTGGTCGAGGTCACCTCGGGCCCGCTGGAACGCCGCTTCGGCCTGGCCTCCGTACAGCTGCACACGGCCGCGGCCGCCAGCGACGCGAAGATCCCCGGGCTGGTGCCGGCCGAGGCGGAGCGGCTGCGCGACCGGCTGACCGCCCTCGGCGAGGCAAGGTCGGCGGGTCTGTGA
- a CDS encoding response regulator — protein sequence MSIRVMLVDDQVLLRTGFRMVLAAQPDMEVVAEAGDGLEALEVLRSTKVDVVLMDVRMPRLDGVEATRRICEPEEHPKVIILTTFDLDEYAFSGLKAGASGFMLKDVPPGELLAAIRSVHSGDAVVAPSTTRRLLDRFAPMLPTTTQEPQNKEIERLTEREREVMLLVAQGLSNGEIAARLVLSEATVKTHVGRILTKLGLRDRVQVVVLAYETGLVRAGGGAG from the coding sequence ATGTCCATCCGCGTGATGCTGGTCGACGACCAGGTGCTGCTGCGCACCGGTTTCCGTATGGTGCTCGCCGCCCAGCCGGACATGGAGGTCGTCGCAGAGGCCGGCGACGGGCTGGAGGCGCTGGAGGTGCTGCGGTCCACGAAGGTGGACGTGGTGCTGATGGACGTCCGCATGCCCCGGCTGGACGGGGTCGAGGCGACCCGGCGCATCTGCGAGCCCGAGGAACACCCGAAGGTGATCATCCTGACCACCTTCGACCTGGACGAGTACGCCTTCTCGGGCCTGAAGGCGGGCGCGAGCGGCTTCATGCTGAAGGACGTCCCGCCGGGCGAGCTGCTCGCGGCCATCCGCTCGGTGCACAGCGGGGACGCGGTGGTCGCCCCGTCGACGACGCGGCGCCTGCTGGACCGCTTCGCCCCGATGCTGCCGACGACCACGCAGGAGCCGCAGAACAAGGAGATCGAGCGGCTGACGGAACGCGAGCGCGAGGTCATGCTGCTCGTGGCGCAGGGCCTGTCGAACGGCGAGATCGCGGCCCGGCTGGTCCTCTCCGAGGCGACGGTGAAGACCCACGTGGGCCGCATCCTGACCAAGCTGGGGCTGCGCGACCGGGTCCAGGTCGTGGTCCTCGCCTACGAGACGGGCCTGGTCCGCGCGGGCGGCGGGGCCGGCTAG
- a CDS encoding sensor histidine kinase, whose product MQRLYDFLRRHPTGVDSFWAVLLFGIGMLEVADDSSHSTTARLLAVPAVVAMSVVVALRRKWTQQMFWLAVGTGAYQLITHTEANYADLAMLIILYTVGASSEVSRRMSRTALAIGFLASPLYAVRFAVDTGNLRYNLLFVLFAIVPFALAWVLGDSLRTRRAYYDQLVERNQRLENQREAQAKVAVAAERARIARELHDVVAHNVSVMVVQADGAAYVMDVAPEQAKEALQTISGTGRQALAEMRRLLGVLRTGEPQESEDYVPQPDVEQIEVLVEQVRAAGLSVDFEVEGAPRPLPSGVELTAYRIVQEALTNTRKHGGPDASASVRLVYFDDGLGLLVEDDGRGAAHELYQDGGADGAGHGLIGMRERIGMVGGTLDAGPRPGGGFRISALLPLKKR is encoded by the coding sequence GTGCAGCGCCTCTACGACTTCCTCCGCAGACACCCGACGGGCGTCGACAGCTTCTGGGCTGTCCTCCTCTTCGGGATCGGGATGCTGGAGGTCGCCGACGACAGTTCCCACAGCACCACCGCACGGCTGCTCGCCGTCCCCGCGGTGGTGGCGATGAGCGTCGTGGTGGCCCTGCGCCGCAAGTGGACGCAGCAGATGTTCTGGCTGGCCGTCGGCACCGGCGCCTACCAGCTGATCACCCACACCGAGGCGAACTACGCCGACCTCGCGATGCTGATCATCCTCTACACGGTCGGGGCCTCCTCCGAGGTCTCGCGCCGGATGTCCCGTACCGCGCTCGCCATCGGATTCCTCGCCTCCCCCCTGTACGCCGTGCGCTTCGCGGTGGACACGGGCAACCTGCGCTACAACTTGCTCTTCGTGCTCTTCGCGATCGTCCCGTTCGCCCTCGCCTGGGTGCTCGGCGACTCCCTGCGCACCCGCCGGGCCTACTACGACCAGCTCGTCGAACGCAACCAGCGCCTGGAGAACCAGCGCGAGGCCCAGGCCAAGGTGGCGGTGGCAGCCGAGCGGGCCCGGATCGCCCGCGAGCTGCACGACGTCGTCGCGCACAACGTTTCGGTGATGGTGGTCCAGGCGGACGGGGCGGCCTACGTCATGGACGTGGCCCCCGAACAGGCCAAGGAAGCACTCCAGACCATCTCCGGCACCGGCCGCCAGGCCCTCGCCGAGATGCGGCGGCTGCTGGGCGTCCTGCGCACCGGCGAACCGCAGGAGTCCGAGGACTACGTGCCCCAGCCCGACGTCGAGCAGATCGAGGTCCTGGTCGAGCAGGTACGGGCAGCAGGACTCTCGGTCGACTTCGAGGTCGAGGGCGCCCCGCGCCCGCTCCCCAGCGGGGTCGAGCTGACGGCGTACCGGATCGTGCAGGAGGCCCTGACCAACACCCGCAAGCACGGCGGCCCGGACGCCAGCGCCAGCGTCCGGCTGGTCTACTTCGACGACGGGCTCGGCCTGCTCGTCGAGGACGACGGGCGGGGCGCGGCCCACGAGCTGTACCAGGACGGCGGCGCCGACGGCGCCGGGCACGGGCTGATCGGCATGCGCGAGCGGATCGGTATGGTCGGCGGAACCCTGGACGCGGGGCCGCGGCCCGGTGGCGGCTTCCGGATCAGCGCACTGCTTCCCCTGAAGAAGAGATGA
- a CDS encoding M28 family metallopeptidase: MPSRRIAAATAALAAAALVSPLLLAGPAGATGSPQSDAARGDALAKKLVKEATGKGANNHLKVLQSLADYNNGNRAAGSKGHEQSAKYIEAVLKAAGYQVTRNEFDFVYVETIEEKLTVGGANERDVPIHLMTYTANSPEGGVTAPVAVAPVDADGTNGCEPGDFASGTFTGKIALIKRGGCTFAVKQQNAATAGAVGAIIYNNTAGALNGTIGDPAAGKVPTGGITQEDGEKLAAEAAAGPVEVTLDIRELRENRKTFNVIAETKGGDENNTVFLGAHLDSVAAGPGINDNGSGSAGILQVAQRLASEQKKVKNKVKFAWWSAEEFGLLGSEAYVAGLTDAQKKQIKLYLNFDMIASPNAAYFVYDGDDSDATGAGPGPAGSAQLEKGITDFLDSKKIPHEGTDFSGRSDYGPFIEVGIPSGGTFTGAEGIKTPEQAAKFGGQAGVAYDVNYHGKGDDITNIDQKALDINVDVIADAVGHYAHDLAPLSKPVVSQPTGGSGSGGGLHQGHDEVTQ, translated from the coding sequence ATGCCCTCACGCCGTATAGCCGCAGCAACCGCCGCCCTGGCAGCCGCGGCCCTCGTCTCGCCCCTGCTGCTGGCCGGACCCGCCGGTGCCACCGGGAGCCCGCAGAGCGACGCCGCCCGGGGTGACGCGCTCGCCAAGAAGCTGGTCAAGGAGGCGACCGGCAAGGGCGCCAACAACCACCTCAAGGTGCTGCAGTCGCTCGCCGACTACAACAACGGCAACCGTGCGGCCGGTTCCAAGGGCCACGAGCAGTCGGCCAAGTACATCGAGGCCGTGTTGAAGGCGGCCGGATACCAGGTCACCCGCAACGAGTTCGACTTCGTCTACGTCGAGACCATCGAGGAGAAGCTCACGGTCGGCGGCGCGAACGAGCGCGACGTGCCGATCCACCTGATGACCTACACGGCGAACTCCCCGGAGGGCGGTGTGACGGCCCCGGTCGCCGTCGCCCCGGTCGACGCGGACGGGACCAACGGCTGCGAGCCCGGCGACTTCGCCTCCGGCACCTTCACCGGCAAGATCGCCCTGATCAAGCGCGGCGGCTGCACCTTCGCGGTGAAGCAGCAGAACGCGGCGACCGCCGGCGCGGTCGGCGCGATCATCTACAACAACACCGCGGGCGCCCTGAACGGCACCATCGGCGACCCGGCCGCGGGCAAGGTCCCGACGGGCGGCATCACCCAGGAGGACGGCGAGAAGCTCGCCGCCGAGGCCGCCGCCGGTCCCGTCGAGGTCACCCTCGACATCCGCGAGCTGCGCGAGAACCGCAAGACGTTCAACGTCATCGCCGAGACCAAGGGCGGCGACGAGAACAACACCGTCTTCCTCGGCGCGCACCTCGACTCGGTCGCGGCCGGCCCGGGCATCAACGACAACGGCTCCGGCTCGGCGGGCATCCTCCAGGTCGCCCAGCGGCTCGCGAGCGAGCAGAAGAAGGTCAAGAACAAGGTCAAGTTCGCCTGGTGGTCGGCGGAGGAGTTCGGCCTGCTCGGCTCCGAGGCGTACGTGGCCGGTCTGACGGACGCCCAGAAGAAGCAGATCAAGCTGTACCTGAACTTCGACATGATCGCCTCGCCGAACGCCGCCTACTTCGTCTACGACGGCGACGACTCGGACGCGACCGGCGCGGGCCCCGGCCCGGCGGGCTCCGCCCAGCTGGAGAAGGGGATCACCGACTTCCTCGACTCCAAGAAGATCCCGCACGAGGGCACGGACTTCTCGGGCCGCTCGGACTACGGCCCGTTCATCGAGGTCGGCATCCCCTCCGGCGGTACTTTCACCGGCGCCGAGGGCATCAAGACCCCTGAGCAGGCCGCGAAGTTCGGCGGCCAGGCGGGCGTCGCCTACGACGTGAACTACCACGGCAAGGGTGACGACATCACCAACATCGACCAGAAGGCGCTCGACATCAACGTCGACGTCATCGCGGACGCGGTCGGCCACTACGCGCACGACCTGGCCCCGCTGTCGAAGCCGGTCGTCTCGCAGCCCACCGGCGGCTCGGGCAGCGGCGGCGGCCTGCACCAGGGCCACGACGAGGTCACGCAGTAA
- a CDS encoding PH domain-containing protein: MSPGPEGFGPRPEGAAAPAAGGPVERRLHPFTPLRRAWVPIAATVGILAQQGDQAGRWVADLSALLRVAALAGLVVVFGAYGFLSWWFTHYAITDTELRIRSGLLFRRTAHIRLDRLQAVDVTRPLLARLTGVASLRLDVIGTEEKDQLSFLGEKEAVALRAELLARAAGFAPEEAVRLGEAPERELLRVTPRELVVSLLLNLGVWALLVPGLTVPVVVWWLSSSPWAALVSVLPMLGAVWAGTVGRFLTEYDWRVAESPDGLRLDHGLLDRAHETVPPGRVQNVRIVEPLLWRRRGLVRVELKVAGSNNTVLVPVASREAAFAVIARVLPGVDLAALSFSGSPRTGSRWVVPVWWKGYALAVSPEVFAARHGRLCRRTEIVPHAKVQSVRFTQGPWARARGVADVHVDTGANCTVTARLRPEPEAAALLHAQAARSRTSRASARPDRWMTQRPSAPEPGAPA; the protein is encoded by the coding sequence GTGAGCCCCGGCCCGGAGGGCTTCGGCCCCCGCCCCGAGGGCGCTGCCGCGCCCGCCGCCGGCGGACCGGTGGAGCGCCGGCTGCACCCCTTCACCCCGCTGCGCCGCGCCTGGGTCCCGATCGCCGCGACCGTCGGCATCCTCGCCCAGCAGGGCGACCAGGCCGGGAGGTGGGTGGCCGACCTGTCCGCCCTGCTGCGGGTGGCGGCGCTGGCCGGCCTGGTCGTGGTCTTCGGCGCGTACGGCTTCCTCAGCTGGTGGTTCACCCACTACGCCATCACCGACACCGAACTGCGCATCCGCAGCGGGCTCCTCTTCCGGCGCACCGCGCACATCCGGCTCGACCGGCTCCAGGCCGTGGACGTCACCCGCCCCCTCCTGGCCCGGCTGACCGGTGTCGCGAGCCTGCGGCTCGACGTCATCGGCACCGAGGAGAAGGACCAGCTGTCCTTCCTCGGGGAGAAGGAGGCCGTTGCCCTGCGCGCCGAGCTCCTCGCCCGCGCGGCCGGTTTCGCCCCCGAGGAGGCGGTACGCCTGGGCGAGGCCCCCGAACGCGAACTGCTGCGGGTGACGCCGCGCGAGCTCGTCGTGTCGCTCCTGCTCAATCTGGGCGTGTGGGCCCTGCTGGTCCCCGGGCTGACCGTGCCGGTCGTCGTGTGGTGGCTCAGCTCCAGCCCGTGGGCCGCCCTCGTCTCCGTGCTCCCGATGCTCGGCGCGGTCTGGGCGGGTACCGTCGGCCGCTTCCTCACCGAGTACGACTGGCGGGTCGCCGAGTCCCCGGACGGGCTGCGCCTGGACCACGGCCTGCTGGACCGGGCGCACGAGACCGTGCCGCCCGGGCGCGTGCAGAACGTACGGATCGTGGAGCCGCTGCTGTGGCGGCGGCGCGGCCTGGTCCGCGTGGAGCTGAAGGTCGCGGGCTCGAACAACACGGTCCTGGTCCCGGTGGCCTCGCGGGAGGCCGCCTTCGCGGTCATCGCGCGGGTGCTGCCGGGGGTGGACCTGGCGGCCCTGTCCTTCTCCGGCTCCCCGCGGACCGGTTCCCGCTGGGTGGTCCCGGTGTGGTGGAAGGGCTACGCCCTGGCCGTGTCCCCGGAGGTGTTCGCCGCCCGGCACGGCCGCCTGTGCCGGCGTACGGAGATCGTCCCGCACGCCAAGGTGCAGAGCGTCCGCTTCACGCAGGGCCCGTGGGCCCGTGCCCGCGGCGTGGCCGACGTCCACGTGGACACCGGCGCGAACTGCACGGTCACGGCCCGGCTCCGCCCGGAGCCGGAGGCCGCGGCCCTGCTGCACGCCCAGGCCGCCCGCTCCCGGACCTCCCGGGCCTCGGCCCGCCCGGACCGCTGGATGACGCAACGGCCGTCGGCCCCGGAGCCGGGAGCGCCGGCGTGA
- a CDS encoding ABC transporter substrate-binding protein, with protein sequence MTKTTRVLGASLGALALTVSLAACGGDSLEKSKDGGAASADSPSSAGGDKGSLVIGAAGFTESNVLAELYAQVLKDAGYSTSVKTVNNRELYEPSLGKGEIDVVPEYAATLAEFLNAKVNGPKAPEEKPVASSDVTATVAALEKLAAPLGLKALSAGEAVDQNAFAVTKEFAEKNNLKTLSDLGKSGLKVKIAAGDECSVRPFCAPGLTKTYGIQVSGIDPKGVGTPQAKQAVKDGADQLVLTTTTDATLDSFGLVLLDDDKKLQNADNVLPVVNAKDAGTPEVAAALDKLTKALTTADLVDLNRKVDAERAKPADVAKAYLESKGLLKK encoded by the coding sequence ATGACCAAGACCACGCGCGTCCTCGGCGCGTCCCTGGGCGCCCTGGCCCTGACGGTGTCGCTGGCCGCGTGCGGCGGCGACAGCCTGGAGAAGAGCAAGGACGGCGGCGCGGCCTCCGCCGACTCCCCCTCGTCCGCGGGCGGTGACAAGGGCAGCCTGGTGATCGGCGCGGCCGGGTTCACCGAGTCGAACGTGCTCGCCGAGCTGTACGCGCAGGTCCTGAAGGACGCCGGCTACAGCACGTCGGTCAAGACGGTCAACAACCGCGAGCTGTACGAGCCGTCGCTGGGGAAGGGCGAGATCGACGTCGTCCCGGAGTACGCGGCGACCCTCGCGGAGTTCCTCAACGCCAAGGTCAACGGTCCGAAGGCGCCCGAGGAGAAGCCGGTCGCCTCCAGCGACGTCACGGCGACGGTGGCGGCCCTGGAGAAGCTCGCGGCCCCGCTCGGCCTGAAGGCGCTGTCCGCGGGTGAGGCGGTCGACCAGAACGCATTCGCGGTGACCAAGGAATTCGCCGAGAAGAACAACCTGAAGACACTTTCCGATCTTGGTAAGTCCGGACTCAAGGTGAAGATCGCGGCGGGCGACGAATGCAGCGTCCGGCCCTTCTGCGCACCGGGGTTGACCAAGACGTACGGAATTCAGGTTTCCGGTATCGACCCGAAGGGCGTCGGCACGCCCCAGGCCAAGCAGGCGGTCAAGGACGGCGCCGACCAGCTCGTGCTCACCACGACCACCGACGCCACCCTCGACAGCTTCGGCCTGGTCCTGCTCGACGACGACAAGAAACTCCAGAACGCCGACAACGTGCTGCCCGTCGTCAACGCCAAGGACGCCGGTACGCCGGAGGTCGCGGCCGCGCTCGACAAGCTGACCAAGGCACTCACGACGGCCGATCTCGTCGACCTCAACCGGAAGGTGGACGCCGAGCGCGCCAAGCCGGCCGACGTCGCGAAGGCCTACCTGGAGTCCAAGGGCCTGCTGAAGAAGTAG